TCAGGCATGCTTTCTTTGTAGATtgacaagtacacacacacacacacacacacacacacacacacacacacacacacacacacacaaatgaaatcacCATGTATGCATTGCAGCAGTGTAATGAATGGGGTGAGGAGACGTTGTGATGAGGCAGGAGTGAATAAGCCCTTGGtttgtaggagtgtgtgtgtgcgtgcatttcTGGGTGCTGTGATGAATAGTGAAtgagttggtgtgtgtgtgtgagtgtgagtgtgtgcttgtttcacccccctgtccccctccctctcggTCTGCAGCTGTGGTCAGGATTGAAGCACAAGACCGGTCATTGACATCAGCCCTTGACTCCAAGTGCCTCCACAGAATCGGCCGGTTGTTCTCCCTCTGTCCGTCCCTCCGTCTGTCTTCCTCTTGCTTCCAGATGCACTGAAAATATCTTAAGTGATTTTGGCAGCTTTGATACATAAGTAACACAGGGATTTTTTCCCTGATTAACGTTACCAACAGACTTTTAGGGACAGatcgcctttttttttttaatggacaatgcccctcttttctcccccactccagccccccctccctttccccctcccctccctctccccctctctcaacCCCCTTTCCCTGCCTCTGATCCTTGGCCGTCCTCCCTGGACAGGAAGTTGTCTGCAGTGAACAGACTGTAACACTCCACTTCCTGTTCTGGAGGGCAGCCCACATGGCCTGAAGTATGGTGAAGACCGTGCAGTCATGTCACAGACCAATGGGGGGGCGTCCTGCCCTTGCCTTTTCTGTGTCGGGGTACTTCATCATTGCGATATCGGCCTTATTGCAATgattttgtgagtgtgtgtgatgactGTAAGGGCTCTGTAATGGCTGTGTAGTGCTGTGGGAGGTTGTAGTGTTGCACAAGAGGAAAGTAACTGACCTTGCAGCGAGAGGGGTCCTGGTGTGGTTACATGGTGTTTCATGGCCATTATACCGTTAAGCAATGCGCTTCAAtggcttctgtaaatatcctgctgtaaaaaataaatatgaataatatttagaaatatataACTTGTCATGGATGGggtattattaataataattaattataattaataatgataataataatgccaTACTTGCAGTgttgttctgttcattttcactaATTGTAGTTAGTAGTCTAAAGTGTGGGGTGACTAACTTagcatgtgtatacatattGCACATATACAGCTGAATAATTATGGAAATATTTAAGGAAGCaagttaaggagcaggacttgtcCCTGAAAGGTTTCTTGTTCTATTCcctcctggggcactgctgctgtacccttgggcaagatacttaacccacaactgcctcagtaaatatccagctgtataaatggataacatgtaaaaaaaactgtaactgatgtaactcgctctgcataagagcatctgctaaatcccagtaatgtaatgtaatgtaaaaatgctagTCCCACTCCTGGGAGGAGAACCAACAGTCTCGAGCTGATGGTGCTCAGCTGGAGGGACTATTGTGTAAAGCCCATAGGCTGAGACCCAACCGCCTTTCGGTACACAGATGGACGGGTGCAAGGGCTCATGGGTAAAAAGGCGCACGATGCACAGATGTGTATAAGTTGATTATATGGAGTCAGACGGATAGACGGACACGTGGACAAGAGCTGCTATTCATCATGTGTTTCCCTGGACAGATACGCTGTGTGTCGGGAGTCACATGCAGgaacacgagagagagagggaaaagagagaagcCCAGATGTGCAGGATGTCAGAGAGCAAAAGGCTTATTAAACGAACCACTAAATATtatagcccccccccctctctctcccctcctctctccctctctccctctctctctgtctctctctctctctctctctctctcgaagtcagcctgtctgtggtctctctgttttcagtttcctctgtcttttctctttctgcatGACTCATTAGAGAGGAATAAACTCCTCAACTTATTTAAAAACTTTGGAGTTCCTCAGAGTCAGGTATGCCAGTCAAAACTAACAAACAGCGCAGCATGGATTTGCAATCATCAGACTAACTCGGTTATCTGAGATTCAGTATACTGGATTTGAATTAGGTATACTTATATTGTCTCTTCCAATGGTACTGGATTGTATCCAGAgtgtttttctcatttgtatATCCCACAATTCCCTGGGCTTTTACATGACATAAACAAGGCAATTGATGATGGATGACAGTGGTTATGACTATTATGATTATAATAGtagtaatttttttccctcagataTCCCTGGGAAAACAGATTTCCTACAAAGCTCTtcgtcatcatcgtcatctTCAGCAGTACAAGCTGAACCTCTCCCTACAGAGGACACCAGCAGACGTGGTCCTCTGATCACAGTTGCCAAAAAACAGAACTGGGCCAAGCTTTCCTTATCCCGGGACTCGCCAAGCACAGAGGGTCAACATAGCCTGGGCTCTCGGGCTCCCAACTGGGAGAGCTGCTCAGGAAAAGCCCAAGTCTCAAAGCAGGCCTGGAGCCAAAAGACTCTGGGTGAGGATGGCTTGGAAAGCAGACGTAAGGATTTTGAGAGGGAACCGGGGTATTGTGCTGCCTCTTGTGAGACACCCAGTGCAGCTTTGCCAGAATTGACACATCCAGTAGGGGGTTATGCCGAGATATGCATTTCCTCTAGCGGAGCGAAGCTTTCCGGGCAGGGGGCCTACCTCCAGACCCTCGACAGGAGCAGCCGAGCCTGGGTTCTCTCCACAGGAAAGCCCCAGGCTGCAGACGAGGCCTCCAGATTACTCCCCAACTGTTTGACAGAATGGAGGCAGGGGGCGGACAGGGAGAGCAACATCTGGTATAACCCCATCCCGGAAGAGGAGGACTCGCGTTTCGGGGGGGGAGGTGGAAGCGCAGACTACGGGAACCCCTGGAGGAAGAGGGACGCGGAGGGATCGCcagaaagcaagagagacaCCCAAACCCGGACCCAAAGATGGGCGGGGTTACTCGGGAGCTCTGCTGCCAGTGGTGGGGGGTCCCGCTTAGAGAGCCAGGGCAGCAGTGGTGGTCAGTGCGTGCAGGGAAGCGCTGGCCCTGGGAGTGACTGTCAAACCAAAGAGCTCATGGCGGAGTCCGCAGCAGTCAGCAAGAAGGAGCACCCAGGTACTCAGAGAGAGCCCACCAAAGAACACACAGagtattttaagtatttacCATGTTCAACATCTTGAAACTGACACTCTTACAGAGTACCTTGGAAAGGGATAGCTCACGGGTTAACCCAGGGTAAAGTGGAttgttggattttattttgccctttttttttttttttttagctgaatcAAACAATCTTAGATTGAGATCAGCTGGGAGGAGTTCCTGCTACTGGAAAACAGGAGACCTTTGAGAGTGTGTAGCTAGAAAGACTTGACTGTTTCAGCATTGCACTGGACTGGTACAGATATCCAAAGGATTTGCTGTGGtgttaaataaacataattaagATGAATGCCCCACAGTTCCCTAGAACCTTAGATTTATGTGAAGGTTGGATTTGATTTAAGTGTTGTCAAGGGTGTTTCaacaactgaacaaaaaaaaaggaatttgtattttaaaaatatttcactttttgtgtTGCTTCTTGTTTGCTAGAGATTTTCAAAAAGGAGGTattgatgcacttatttggaagtcgctctgggtaagagcatcgCCTAAATGacgtattgtaatgtaatatagtgtaatgtaaggtatctcctttttaaagcatttccTGTTGGGCTTAGGTGTACCCAACTGTAGGCGTAACCTCACCCGTTCCATAAATACTGAGAGAGGAATGTCAAAACGTATATAGTCTCCTTTCACTGCAGATCACCTATAATCATCCTCCCAAGTCATGGTttgtctttctcctcctttcctttcctctcctctccacctcttttcccctccctttctacccccccccccccccccccccccccccagatgtGTCCCAGCAGGCCTCCCAGTTGGAATCCCAGCAGGCAGGGGGCGGTAACAGTAGCAGCAGCGGCGGGAGTGAGGGTAACAGCACAGTGGCGGCCGGTCCCTCGGACAGTCCCGGCGCCCAGAAGAAAGGGGCCGGGGGCGGAGCCAGCAGCGTGATGGACAAGATCAAGTCCCCGGGGACGGTGCGGAGGCTCTCGATGAAGATGCGCAAGCTGCCCGAGCTGCGGAGGAAGCTGAGCCTACGCTCGTCCCGCACCCAGCGCCACGGGCCGGGCCAGAACCCCCCAGACGGCACGTCCCCGCCCAACGCCCGCAAGGAGTCCTCGAACAATGTCATCAGCCGCTATCACCTGGATACCAGTGCCCCCGCCCGCCCCCTGCGGCGCTCCTCCCGGGGACGCTCCACCAGCAAAGGGGGTTACCTGAGCGACGGGGACTCCCCCGAGCTCCCGCCCAAGCAGGGGGCCGCCCCGTCGCCCGagaccaccccacccccccctccccactcgGCCGGCGAGGCCGTCCCGGACGCGGGCTCCTTCCGGCCGTACTGCCTGTCGGAGCAGCCCCGGTGCGCGCAGCGGGTCTCGGGCCTCCTCACGGTGCACCTCCTTGGGCTGGAGGAGGTCCTGCGCTCCCCGAAGTCGGACACCAACAAGGAGGTGTTCTGCGCCATCCAGGTGGATGGGGTGACCCGGGCGCGCACCGCCTTGCTCACTTGCCGGGGCCCCACCCTCCTGCTCAACCACACCTTCAACCTGGAGCTGGAGCGGGCCAGGCTGCTCAAGCTGGTGGTCCTCACCCCGCACCCCTGCTCcacccctgccccgcccaccacCGTGCCACCCGGCCCGACAGCCCCCACTCGAAACCGCGTCTGCTGTCTGGGGGCGGTGGCCATACCCCCACTGTTCAGAGGTGAGGAAcgcagagaaagaggaggtgggggggggggagaattTAGGAATCTAAATCTTTGTTTAAAAGCAGTTAAGGGACAGATCAATTAAGGAGACTTTGTCTGATTCTGATTTAACTGAGCTTTGCACCCTGTGTaccacatttcattttttaaagcatttcctCTTGGCTGCAGCGTAACCTCTCCCCTTCTAAAAGTACAGAGAATGTCACATGTCAAAATACTAATTAAGGCTAAATAAGTGACTGACACTTACGTATGTGTTGTTCACTCCCTTTTAAATTGGTATTTAGCATCAAACTGTGGATGTGTAGCATGTTCTGTCTCTCAGGACAGGATCGTGAGGGGAATTTATAAACGTAACGGATAtgttgacagacagacaaatggggttgggggggggcgcGGGGAAGGGGTCACGTGGGAGGAAGCCTTTGAGGGCAATAGATCCAACATGTCTCCCAGTGCTACAGTATTTGACAGTGAGACTCCAGTTTTTTCAGCGGGGCTGTTCTGCCCCAGTTCCAAGGGAACGGGTCATGAACTTTGAGCCGAGTGAAGCTCAGTGaatgctttctctttctctctccccctctctcctcaccccccaccccccctccgcTTCCCCCTCTCCTGACCCCCCCAGGCTCTCGCTCTCAGCAACTCTGTGTGAAACTGGAGCCGCGGGGGCTCCTTTACGTGAAGCTTACCCTCCTGGAGCAGTGGGAGCCCCCCTCCCCGCGGCCCAGCGACCTCCAGCCTCCCAGCGTCTTTGGCGTGGAGCTGCGCCACCTGGTGGACAACGAGGGCTCCACCGTCAAGGTGCCCCTGATCATCCAGAAATGCGTGGCGGAGATCGAGAAGAGAGGGCTGAAGGTGAGGAGGGATCGGCTCCTGAACAGCTGGATTGCACAGGATCACTGGATTTGCATGGGATCACTGACATCCTTGATCTCGGCTGCTCTTAagatggggcagcagtgtggtatagtggttaaggacctCGGCTCATAGAGAAGAACCATCCTTCTGTGCATGGACGAGTGTCGTTTCAGAAGCAGCTGTATAGCTCATCaagtaatgtcatgtaacagGCTGCATGTATGGGCCTCACAGAACTTTATAGTAACATGTATGGGAAAGCAgagtggcatagtggtaaggagtaagACTCATGaccgaaaggttactggttcaattccctgctggggcactgctgttgtagccttgggcaaggcactgaacccagaatcgcctcagtcaatgtccagctgtataaatggctacATTTGTAACCtagttgctctgaataagagcgtctgctaaatgacagcaatgtaatgtgacCGTCACTAATGTTATACTGATGTGATACTGATACTGTGACGTTGGCTCGCCTCGCCTGTAGGTGGTGGGTCTGTATCGCCTGTGTGGCTCCGCGGCGGTGAAGAAGGAACTGAGAGACGCGTTTGAGAGAGACAGCGCGGCCATCGCCCTGACGGAAGAGCTGTACCCCGACATTAACGTCATTACCGGTCAGTTCACAGCAGGACATTGGTCGATTTGGGGGGGACTCTggagacagaggggtggggagggaggatTGGGGAGTCACAGTAAGGAACTGAGGAAGCACGGCTGTAGGCAGCAGTGCGGTGGAGCGGTAAAGAGTGtggcttgtaaccgaaaggttgctggttcgattccctgctgggggacTACTACTGCGCCCTTGGGAAAGGTATTgaccccagaattgccttagtaaatatccagctatataaataaataatatggaaaattgtaacctatgcaagttgctctggataagagcatctgctaaatgacaaaaatgtcaagtaatgtatataaatacacacatgcatatgcatatgagcagcaagaggaagagacagataATGTACACTTCCTAATTTATTTATAGATATTGGTTCAGAGGTAATTATGTTTTCTTCACTGTGTTGAGCTTCATCTACAGTTTTTTCCTGAATGGCTTCCCAATTTATGGTTGATTTTTGGTCAGGCATCCTGAAGGACTACCTGCGTGAGCTGCCATCCCCACTGATCACCAGGACCCTGTACGAGGTGGTGCTGGAGGCCATGACCCTGCGGCCACCCCGCGCTGCCCCCTGCGGGACAAGCGCGGACATGCAGCGGTCTCAGAGCACCGTCTCCCTGCTGCAGTGCCTCCCAGAGCCAGAGAAGGTACGCAGGCTCTCCTGAtgggctctgtctgtctctctgtcatgcggttctcccacctccccccttctctctctcatgcattcccactctctctctctctctctctctctctttcttcccctctgtcctcctctctttttctgtttcactcCTGTCTCACTGCTTCCCTCCTGTTGAAGTcgaagtctctctctctcgctctctgtctttctctcttcctctcctcttcctctcctctctctttgcttgTCTCTTCtggtctctccctgtctgtttctctctctctctctctccctcccctctctccctctctcttcagggTGAGTGGACTCAGCCTTGACAAAGTTATTTATGGAAACTGACAACAATAACACAGCCCTGTAGCAGTCACTCCGCTTGTTTTTATTACATCCAACTTCCCACCAAGTattcctggattttatttttgtttcaacaatgataattatttttataggCGTTGAAATAAACTTTCTGTTAGCGGGGATgtctgagaggggagaggggggagatggtggagaaggagaagaggagggagggggaggggagggggaggcaagGGGGAGGCGAGGGGGAGGGTCTACCCAGACCGGCCT
This genomic stretch from Megalops cyprinoides isolate fMegCyp1 chromosome 1, fMegCyp1.pri, whole genome shotgun sequence harbors:
- the LOC118788889 gene encoding rho GTPase-activating protein SYDE1, with the translated sequence MAEPLLRRTFSRLRGKEKFRRKTDPKLGDIPGKTDFLQSSSSSSSSSAVQAEPLPTEDTSRRGPLITVAKKQNWAKLSLSRDSPSTEGQHSLGSRAPNWESCSGKAQVSKQAWSQKTLGEDGLESRRKDFEREPGYCAASCETPSAALPELTHPVGGYAEICISSSGAKLSGQGAYLQTLDRSSRAWVLSTGKPQAADEASRLLPNCLTEWRQGADRESNIWYNPIPEEEDSRFGGGGGSADYGNPWRKRDAEGSPESKRDTQTRTQRWAGLLGSSAASGGGSRLESQGSSGGQCVQGSAGPGSDCQTKELMAESAAVSKKEHPDVSQQASQLESQQAGGGNSSSSGGSEGNSTVAAGPSDSPGAQKKGAGGGASSVMDKIKSPGTVRRLSMKMRKLPELRRKLSLRSSRTQRHGPGQNPPDGTSPPNARKESSNNVISRYHLDTSAPARPLRRSSRGRSTSKGGYLSDGDSPELPPKQGAAPSPETTPPPPPHSAGEAVPDAGSFRPYCLSEQPRCAQRVSGLLTVHLLGLEEVLRSPKSDTNKEVFCAIQVDGVTRARTALLTCRGPTLLLNHTFNLELERARLLKLVVLTPHPCSTPAPPTTVPPGPTAPTRNRVCCLGAVAIPPLFRGSRSQQLCVKLEPRGLLYVKLTLLEQWEPPSPRPSDLQPPSVFGVELRHLVDNEGSTVKVPLIIQKCVAEIEKRGLKVVGLYRLCGSAAVKKELRDAFERDSAAIALTEELYPDINVITGILKDYLRELPSPLITRTLYEVVLEAMTLRPPRAAPCGTSADMQRSQSTVSLLQCLPEPEKATLALLLDHLSLVASHSDSNRMTCQNLAVCFGPVLLTPSQESWRPGAQAVGGAPRGGRSFTHSEEIASAVDFKRHIEALHYLLQLWPIPTGRAPDEHPTQTHTSEPPSSTPPVSQSSLRRRGQRLPLRLDLPQDAVVSRRGRGRLESPPCNRYAGDWSVCGRDFLSGTEADYDEVAGTDSEDEEEEEEERPQEPLKKSDWDSPGPLYVDEFALGPDALDLDAPFTCRLSLKDFDTLISDLERELSKQINICL